In Coregonus clupeaformis isolate EN_2021a unplaced genomic scaffold, ASM2061545v1 scaf0032, whole genome shotgun sequence, a genomic segment contains:
- the LOC121544569 gene encoding dnaJ homolog subfamily C member 27 isoform X1: MDSNVQKRRENKKSLRVKVISLGNAEVGKSCIIKRYCEKRFVPKYLATIGIDYGVTKVQVRDREIKVNIFDMAGHPFFYEVRNEFYKDSQGVVLVYDVGLRESFDALDSWLGEMKQEMGSMVNMESIVFVVCANKVDLTKRRVVDEGVGRLWAESRGFHYFETSAQSGEGISEMFQAFFSSITDMCENGGKRPVAEVSVGFTKEQADTIRRIRNSKDSWDMLGVKPGATREEVNKAYRKLAVLLHPDKCVAPGSEDAFKAVVNARTSLLKNIK; encoded by the exons ATGGACTCAAATGTGCAGAAGAGACGTGAGAACAAGAAATCACTGCGAGTGAAAGTGATCAGCCTTGGCAACGCCGAGGTGGGCAAG AGCTGCATCATCAAGCGATACTGTGAGAAGAGGTTTGTGCCCAAGTATCTGGCCACCATAGGGATTGACTATGGGGTCACCAA AGTCCAGGTGCGTGACAGGGAGATCAAAGTGAATATCTTTGACATGGCAGGACACCCCTTCTTCTACGAG gttcGTAATGAGTTCTATAAGGACAGCCAGGGAGTGGTGTTGGTGTATGATGTTGGTCTGAGGGAGAGTTTTGATGCGCTGGACAGCTGGCTCGGGGAGATGAAACAGGAGATGGGCTCCATGGTTAACATGGAGAGCATTGTCTTCGTCGTCTGTGccaacaag gTGGACCTGACTAAGCGTCGTGTAGTAGACGAGGGAGTGGGCAGGCTATGGGCGGAGTCTAGAGGGTTCCATTACTTTGAGACATCAGCACAGAGCGGAGAGGGCATCAGTGAGATGTTCCAG GCGTTTTTCTCCTCCATAACGGACATGTGTGAGAACGGCGGGAAGCGCCCGGTGGCGGAGGTCAGTGTCGGCTTCACCAAGGAGCAGGCCGACACCATCCGACGCATACGCAACAGCAAGGACTCCTGGGATATGCTGGGGGTAAAACCTGGAGCCACACG ggaggaggttaacAAGGCGTACAGGAAGCTGGCAGTGCTGCTCCATCCGGATAAGTGCGTTGCCCCGGGCAGTGAGGATGCCTTCAAGGCCGTGGTGAACGCTCGCACCTCCCTGCTCAAGAACATCAAGTAG
- the LOC121544569 gene encoding dnaJ homolog subfamily C member 27 isoform X2: MDSNVQKRRENKKSLRVKVISLGNAEVGKVRNEFYKDSQGVVLVYDVGLRESFDALDSWLGEMKQEMGSMVNMESIVFVVCANKVDLTKRRVVDEGVGRLWAESRGFHYFETSAQSGEGISEMFQAFFSSITDMCENGGKRPVAEVSVGFTKEQADTIRRIRNSKDSWDMLGVKPGATREEVNKAYRKLAVLLHPDKCVAPGSEDAFKAVVNARTSLLKNIK, from the exons ATGGACTCAAATGTGCAGAAGAGACGTGAGAACAAGAAATCACTGCGAGTGAAAGTGATCAGCCTTGGCAACGCCGAGGTGGGCAAG gttcGTAATGAGTTCTATAAGGACAGCCAGGGAGTGGTGTTGGTGTATGATGTTGGTCTGAGGGAGAGTTTTGATGCGCTGGACAGCTGGCTCGGGGAGATGAAACAGGAGATGGGCTCCATGGTTAACATGGAGAGCATTGTCTTCGTCGTCTGTGccaacaag gTGGACCTGACTAAGCGTCGTGTAGTAGACGAGGGAGTGGGCAGGCTATGGGCGGAGTCTAGAGGGTTCCATTACTTTGAGACATCAGCACAGAGCGGAGAGGGCATCAGTGAGATGTTCCAG GCGTTTTTCTCCTCCATAACGGACATGTGTGAGAACGGCGGGAAGCGCCCGGTGGCGGAGGTCAGTGTCGGCTTCACCAAGGAGCAGGCCGACACCATCCGACGCATACGCAACAGCAAGGACTCCTGGGATATGCTGGGGGTAAAACCTGGAGCCACACG ggaggaggttaacAAGGCGTACAGGAAGCTGGCAGTGCTGCTCCATCCGGATAAGTGCGTTGCCCCGGGCAGTGAGGATGCCTTCAAGGCCGTGGTGAACGCTCGCACCTCCCTGCTCAAGAACATCAAGTAG